The genomic segment GAAAATAATTCGTCTTTAAATTTCAAAGCAGTCCCCAGGATCTAAGATGTTCACCTCTGCATCTAATTCAAACTCTTTGACAAATATCTTTAATTCACTTGGATTCTGTCTTATCAGAGGTGTTGTATTATAATGCATTGGAACTATAATTTTTGATTTTAAATATTTGGCAGCATACGCAGCCTCTCTTGGGCCCATAGTATATCTAGATCCAATTGGGAGTAAGGCCACATCAGGTTTGTAGAGCTCACCAATTAATTTCATATCTTTAAAGAGTCCAGTATCTCCAGCATGGTATAATGCTTTATTTCCGTCTCTTACTACAAAACCAATGGGATTTCCTCCAGAATAGCCCCCTTTATCAGTGACATTAATACAGCTTGAATGATCTGCCCTCACGGCCGTTATAGTGATACCTTCTATTTCAATGGTACCTCCAATATTCATTCCTTCAGTGTTTGTGATTCCATTTTCTTGAGCATAAAGTATTAATTCATGTATGGCTACAAATACAGCTCCTGTATTTTTGCATATCTCTAATGAATCACCAAGATGATCACCATGCCCATGTGTCACTAAAACAATATCTGCTTTTTTAATATCACTAGCCTTCAGACAAGCTTTCGGATTTTTATTTAGATATGGGTCAATTATTATGGTCTTTGAACCCGTTATTCTAAAAGCCGAATGGCCCAAATATTCAATTTTCATTTGAACACCATATTAATATATTTTTAAGAGTATAAAAATTTTGTCACTGGAGTATATCAAACAAATATAAACTGTGCGAAATTCCAATAGATATGCCTGTTCCTTTTTTATTTGGCCAGCTATGAATTCTATCCAGTGAGGTCAATTCCTTTTAAGTCTTCAAGTGACTTAAGGTGAATCTCCAGAAGCCTTCTGATTTCTTTTCCCCCCACTCGCTATTTTCATGAACTCTTCTCGTATTTTTTATTTAATGCCACATTACCAAGCATTCTATAATTTTTAATGTTCAAAAGGTAATGATTCTACCAATGCTATCTCTATCATCTTTTCCAATATTTTACCTATTTCAAAGTTTCTAATTTCAAGAAATTTTATATCCCCTTCATCTGAATTAATATTTTCTGATAAAGGGAGTACTATAAGAATGTTCTTTCCATCAAATAAAAATAGTAAGACTCTTGGTGTAAAAGGTAATATTCTAATATGAAAAGATGGAGACATGCGTTTCAATTCATTAAAAAAATTATTATCCAGTATGTCACTTTTCACAAAAAGATTTTTTGTGTAATATTTATTCTTGAAAATTAAATCTATTTTGTCAAAAGCTTTTGAATTATAAAAACCAAAAACACATGTTAATTGTTTTGAGGCATTACTCAACTCATCAATTTTTTTAAAAAAATTTTTCCAAGTTCTTTCAACATTAATTGTAGGCAATAGTTCATATCTATTACCCCCTAACAGGCTTTCTAAATTAAATTTTATTTTTTCTGCCAATAATCTATTGTCATTAATATATTCATCGATTCTCTCATTTATGTTTCCTGCACTAAACAATGAAGGTCTTCCCTCCTTCTTCTTTATCCACTCTTTTATTATTAAATCATTTAGGGTGTCGTATATTCTAGAATATGGCACTCCTGAGCTCAAAGATATTTCTTTGGCAGAAGCCTCCCCATATCTAGCAATCGATACCATTACTTTAGATTCATATTCTGTCAACCCGACCCTCATCAACTGTTCTTCAATCTCCATGTAATAAAATACTAATATTAATATATTAAAGTTATGGAAATATTTATATCTTATTTTAAGATTCCGAACAATATGAAAGCCAGAAAAATAATTCAAGCTCTGACGCTCGCCATTTCTATCGTGGCATTTGTCTTTTTTATTAAGGCAAAAGAAGAAGCTATTTTACTTTTATGGATTCTAAGTTTTTCATTTGCATCAGTAATATTTGGAAAATTGTTTTGTGGTTATTTTTGTCCATTTCACGCCTTTGATAAAGGTTTAGGGTATATATTAAATAAATTAAATATCAAAAAAATCAACACACCCAGTATTTTTAAGAAAGCGTATGTTTATTATCCAATTTCTTTGATATTACTTGCTTTAGTTGTAATTAATATATCAAGTTTAATAGTTCCAATAAAAATCAAAATCCCTTTTCTAATAGTTGCATTCCCTATGTTGGCAATATTTACTTCTGATCTATGGCACAATTACATATGTCCGTTTGGTTTAGTGATGAAATTGCCTGCTTTTAGGAGATTTTTAATGCCTGAGATAGAGAATGATAGATGCACAAAATGTAATATTTGTGTTAAAATATGCCCAACAGAAGCAATAGAGATAAATAATAAAAAATTAAATGTGATAGGTAGCAAATGTATTTTATGCTATCAGTGTGAGAAGATATGCAAATTTGATTCTGTAAAAATATAAACAAAGGTGAATAAATGAAGATTGTTAAAGTAAAGGAACAGAAAATTATCGAAACACCACACAAGGTTGATGTTAGAAAGATATATGATACTGAAAAAGCTCAGGCAATACACATAACATTAAAGCCAGGCGAAGCTCTCTTAAAACATATTACTCCTGTAGATGTATTTTTTTATGTGCTCGAAGGAACAGGGATTGTTGAAATTGGCGATGAGAAAGAAGAAGTATATCGGGATATGCTTATTGAAAGTCCTGCAAAAATACCTCATAGATTAATTAATCAAAGTGATAAAGTATTTCGTTTCCTTGTGGTGAAAATACCAAGGCCAACCGAACAAACAAAGGTTTTGTAACTAAGAACAATTGTAGTGCTAAGGGTATAGATTATAAAAA from the Methanofastidiosum sp. genome contains:
- a CDS encoding cupin domain-containing protein, with amino-acid sequence MKIVKVKEQKIIETPHKVDVRKIYDTEKAQAIHITLKPGEALLKHITPVDVFFYVLEGTGIVEIGDEKEEVYRDMLIESPAKIPHRLINQSDKVFRFLVVKIPRPTEQTKVL
- a CDS encoding helix-turn-helix domain-containing protein: MEIEEQLMRVGLTEYESKVMVSIARYGEASAKEISLSSGVPYSRIYDTLNDLIIKEWIKKKEGRPSLFSAGNINERIDEYINDNRLLAEKIKFNLESLLGGNRYELLPTINVERTWKNFFKKIDELSNASKQLTCVFGFYNSKAFDKIDLIFKNKYYTKNLFVKSDILDNNFFNELKRMSPSFHIRILPFTPRVLLFLFDGKNILIVLPLSENINSDEGDIKFLEIRNFEIGKILEKMIEIALVESLPFEH
- a CDS encoding 4Fe-4S binding protein: MKARKIIQALTLAISIVAFVFFIKAKEEAILLLWILSFSFASVIFGKLFCGYFCPFHAFDKGLGYILNKLNIKKINTPSIFKKAYVYYPISLILLALVVINISSLIVPIKIKIPFLIVAFPMLAIFTSDLWHNYICPFGLVMKLPAFRRFLMPEIENDRCTKCNICVKICPTEAIEINNKKLNVIGSKCILCYQCEKICKFDSVKI
- a CDS encoding metal-dependent hydrolase, giving the protein MKIEYLGHSAFRITGSKTIIIDPYLNKNPKACLKASDIKKADIVLVTHGHGDHLGDSLEICKNTGAVFVAIHELILYAQENGITNTEGMNIGGTIEIEGITITAVRADHSSCINVTDKGGYSGGNPIGFVVRDGNKALYHAGDTGLFKDMKLIGELYKPDVALLPIGSRYTMGPREAAYAAKYLKSKIIVPMHYNTTPLIRQNPSELKIFVKEFELDAEVNILDPGDCFEI